One part of the Humulus lupulus chromosome 9, drHumLupu1.1, whole genome shotgun sequence genome encodes these proteins:
- the LOC133800416 gene encoding uncharacterized protein LOC133800416: MEPLYERFRKQRPPVFEGSTDPLDAQDWKSSLEDIFEFMQLSDREKVSCAAHTLKKDAKIWWEVVKQTREVNQMTWAEFELVFNEKFYNEAVLTAKVSEFTRLQQGNLSVAEYARTFDRLAKFAPDLVNTETSRVNRFLEGLQPELARDVDMGRTGPLSYAQAVEKALRAEHREEKITKAKAATSMPRRDTPFNKEQSRFHNDNKRGAQNFQFRQGQNKKFKGGQQNKQPGFQQMPRCQTCGKNHFGECRLLTKSCFKCGKGDHFIKDCPLMKNQQMKDEPQRTNARVFTITQADADTNNSVVSGDIFASGILTHALIDSGATHSFASLTYVKRLGRSCEKLSEVFSTMLPSGEILYSTHWLRGVPICIDGRELYADLIMLEMADYEVILGMDWLSKYNATIDCRRKTVIFKPSEEDEFMFTEATSKSCIPLISAMKARRLLESGCVGYLASVVDTYKEQKLKPEDVPGV; encoded by the exons ATGGAACCATTATATGAACGGTTCCGAAAACAACGCCCACCAGTATTTGAAGGTAGCACTGACCCACTTGACGCACAAGACTGGAAGAGTTCTTTAGAAGACATCTTTGAGTTCATGCAACTAAGTGACAGGGAAAAAGTTTCTTGTGCTGCACATACACTTAAAAAGGATGCTaagatctggtgggaagtggttaaGCAGACTAGAGAAGTGAATCAGATGACTTGGGCAGAATTTGAACTGGTCTTCAATGAGAAGTTTTATAATGAAGCTGTGTTGACTGCCAAAGTAAGTGAGTTCACTAGATTGCAACAGGGGAATCTATCAGTGGCTGAGTACGCCAGGACATTTGAccggttagccaagtttgcaccagacttgGTTAACACTGAAACTAGTAGAGTGAATCGCTTCCTGGAGGGTCTACAACCAGAATTGGCTAGAGATGTAGATATGGGACGTACAGGGCCTCTTTCTTATGCTCAGGCTgtggagaaagctttgagagctgaacacagagaagaaaaaataacaaaagctAAAGCTGCTACTAGCATGCCTCGTAGAGACACTCCATTCAACAAAGAACAAAGCCGCTTTCACAATGACAACAAAAGAGGGGCCCAGAATTTCCAATTTAGACAAGGACAGAATAAGAAATTTAAAGGAGGTCAGCAAAACAAGCAACCTGGATTCCAACAAATGCCACGATGTCAAACTTGTGGAAAGAATCATTTCGGGGAGTGCAGGCTTCTAACTAAGAGCTGCTTCAAATGTGGCAAGGGGGATCATTTTATCAAAGATTGTCCATTGATGAAGAACCAACAAATGAAGGATGAACCTCAGAGGACAAATGCTAGGGTGTTCACGATTACTCAGGCTGATGCTGATACCAACAACTCTGTTGTGTCAGGTGATATTTTTGCATCTGGTATTCTCACTCATGCATTAATAGATTCAGGTGCCACGCATTCATTTGCATCATTGACATATGTAAAAAGGTTGGGTAGATCGTGTGAAAAATTGTCAGAagtttttagtacaatgttaccatcTGGAGAGATTCTGTATTCTACTCATTGGTTGAGGGGGGTTCCTATTTgcattgatggtagggaattatatgCTGATCTAATAATGTTAGAGATGGCCGATTATGaggtgattttgggtatggattggctttcaaagtataatgccactattgattgtagaaggaaaacAGTGATATTTAAGCCTTCAGAGGAAGATGAGTTTATGTTTACTGAAGCGACATCAAAAAGTTGCATTCCATTAATTTCTGCTATGAAGGCCAGGCGACTGTTGGAAAGTGGATGTGTGGGTTATctcgccagtgtggttgacacgtaTAAGGAGCAAAAGTTAAAACCGGAAGATGTACCG ggtgtttaa